From the Montipora capricornis isolate CH-2021 chromosome 2, ASM3666992v2, whole genome shotgun sequence genome, one window contains:
- the LOC138036177 gene encoding uncharacterized protein produces MSQPLQPQFGILEPFDGVDFTDYSERLNSYFVANNIGQVAADASDAAKREADKRKVAVTISLIGKQTYRTLKDLCLPNLPAEKTYDQLTEILKGYYKPRVLEVAESYRLHHTLQSENETVTEYANKLKRLAVNCNFGTYLTRALRDQFVGGVKSQATKKKLLSEDRTFEQALKVAQADELAEKESKQLQSNSNLSAKVQAVHSVHSSPARPVNKNNSQRLPGNLMRTFVFVVDPHNIWQISAATAHLL; encoded by the coding sequence ATGTCACAACCGTTACAACCTCAATTTGGTATTCTGGAGCCGTTTGATGGCGTTGATTTTACAGATTACAGTGAACGCTTAAACTCCTACTTCGTGGCAAATAATATTGGCCAAGTTGCAGCAGACGCTTCCGATGCCGCCAAACGAGAAGCAGATAAGAGAAAAGTTGCCGTTACAATTTCCCTGATCGGTAAGCAAACGTATAGAACTCTTAAAGATCTTTGTTTACCAAATTTACCCGCTGAGAAGACATACGATCAGCTTACAGAAATTTTGAAAGGCTATTACAAACCCAGAGTACTTGAAGTTGCAGAATCCTATCGTTTGCATCATACACTTCAGagtgaaaatgaaactgttactgaATATGCTAACAAGTTAAAACGTTTAGCAGTGAACTGTAATTTTGGTACATATCTTACAAGAGCCTTGAGAGATCAATTCGTGGGGGGTGTGAAAAGTCAAGCTACAAAGAAGAAACTCCTTTCTGAGGACCGTACTTTCGAACAAGCTTTAAAGGTTGCTCAAGCAGACGAATTGGCAGAAAAAGAATCCAAACAACTTCAGTCTAATTCTAATTTAAGTGCTAAAGTTCAGGCTGTGCATTCTGTGCATTCTAGTCCAGCACGCCcagtaaacaaaaacaacagtCAGCGACTACCGGGAAACCTCATGCGaacttttgttttcgttgtggATCCACACAACATTTGGCAAATAAGTGCAGCCACAGCACATCTGTTGTAA
- the LOC138039120 gene encoding octopamine receptor beta-2R-like → MMENGPEDQVTPAKGSIMLLNISLAIFGNFFIILTYCRNFKMRTVTNTLVVSLCFSDLLSAVADMPFWVSNIVNKQSLYRNIVVCRIMLSFKDFFLVAALLNMCGIAFDRFITLVKGLRRKMTRTRARVIVIWSWLQALFSALPWCLASNTCEAGRCLGAHIYEPHVAPKFVNIIFKLVSLVLPMFSIYFVFLRILHSVRSSRKVNIENSYISRNSSAEKFAVDAYKRSSKTAIILFTMFMFCTSPYLGVVFYSVVTGKALTNFKAGFVISFIFSLKRSLFPAIYIFRNRMILSYLQETLRCGLCGASLKANARDSFVYTAGNSSSCFVLFSHSSRRSHVHPSVYDGDQQHFPKNLDVYFTGNKEQDSVIEERFIDIVKMERKETEPRIVLPPSQSIKPF, encoded by the coding sequence ATGATGGAAAACGGCCCCGAAGACCAAGTGACACCTGCAAAGGGAAGCATCATGCTTCTCAACATCAGTCTCGCCATTTTTGGAAACTTCTTTATCATTCTAACTTATTGTCGCAACTTTAAGATGCGTACAGTTACCAACACACTAGTGGTCAGTTTGTGCTTCTCTGATCTCCTCTCCGCCGTAGCAGATATGCCATTTTGGGTCTCTAATATCGTCAATAAACAATCTCTCTACCGCAACATTGTCGTATGTCGAATTATGCTGTCGTTTAAAGATTTTTTCTTGGTTGCAGCCCTTTTGAACATGTGTGGAATCGCATTTGATCGATTTATAACTCTCGTGAAAGGATTACGGCGAAAAATGACACGAACGCGAGCGAGGGTTATTGTAATATGGTCGTGGTTGCAGGCGCTTTTTTCTGCTTTACCTTGGTGTTTAGCAAGTAACACATGTGAAGCGGGCAGATGCTTAGGGGCACATATTTATGAGCCCCACGTAGCACCAAAGTTTGTCAACATAATTTTTAAGCTAGTCAGTTTAGTATTGCCCATGTTTAGTATATACTTCGTGTTTCTTCGTATTTTACATTCCGTACGAAGCAGCCGAAAAGTGAATATAGAAAACAGTTATATTTCCCGCAACAGCAGTGCAGAAAAATTTGCTGTAGACGCTTATAAGCGCTCATCAAAAACTGCCATCATCTTATTCACCATGTTTATGTTTTGTACATCTCCATACCTAGGAGTAGTATTTTATTCTGTGGTCACCGGAAAAGCTCTGACCAATTTCAAAGCtggttttgttatttcttttattttctctcttaaACGTTCTCTTTTTCCAGCAATTTATATATTTAGAAACAGGATGATCTTAAGTTACTTGCAGGAAACATTGCGGTGTGGATTATGCGGAgcaagtttgaaagcaaatgcGAGAGATTCCTTTGTTTACACTGCTGGCAACAGCAgttcatgttttgttttgttctccCACAGCTCGCGACGCTCTCATGTCCACCCAAGCGTCTATGATGGTGATCAACAACATTTTCCAAAGAATCTTGATGTATACTTCACTGGAAATAAGGAACAGGACTCAGTTATTGAGGAACGATTTATTGACATTGTGAAgatggaaaggaaagaaaccgaGCCACGAATCGTTTTACCTCCTTCGCAGTCAATCAAACCGTTCTGA